From the Acidovorax sp. NCPPB 3576 genome, the window CTGAACGAACCCTTTGACAGCCTGGCGCCCTTTCGACACGTGGCGTCCCTTTCCCCGCAATTGCTGAACCATGAATACGGTGGACGCTAAACGGGTCCTTGAAACCGCGCTGATCTGCGCTCCGCAACCGGCGACCCTGCGCGAGTTGCGCACGCTCTTCAACGACGCTCTCGGAACCGATACCCTGAAAACCATCCTGCTGGAACTCCAGCAGGATTGGGCTTTGCGGGGCGTGGAACTCGTGCAGGTCGCGACGGGCTGGCGTTTTCAGAGCCGCCCCGAAATGCGCGAGTACCTCGACCGGCTGCATCCGGAAAAGCCGCCGCGCTACACGCGTGCCACCCTGGAGACGCTGGCCATCATTGCGTACCGCCAGCCGGTGACGCGCGGCGATATCGAGGACATCCGGGGCGTGACGGTCAACAGTTTGATCATCAAGCAGTTGGAAGACCGGGGCTGGGTGGAAGTCATCGGGCACCGAGAAACCGTGGGCCGGCCGGCTTTGTTCGCCACCACGCGGCAGTTCCTGGATGACCTGGGGCTGCAGTCGCTGGACCAACTGCCCGTGATGGAAAATCCGGCGGTGCAGGCGAGCGTGCTGCAAGCACTCAGTTCTGGCGGCTCCTTGCTGCCGGATGAATCCGCAGGCTCCGGTGAAGCATCGCCGCCTGCGCAGGCGTTGTCCTCCGCGCGGCAGGGGGGCGAAGACGAGCCAGTGCCGGCACCCATGACGCAAGCACCGCCGCACCCATCCAATGAAGACGTGGCGACCTCTCCGCACGAGAATCCACAAGACACCGATAACGGCACACCAGAGAGCCTCCCATGAACGACCCCATTTCAGAACCAGCCGACGAACAGCCCGCATTGCCCGCTGAGGCGGACGCCGGTGCCAAGAAGCCTGCGGCCCGCAAATCGCCGCGCAAGAAGGCGCCGAAGGAGTCCGAATCGGCGGCAGAACGTCCCGCGGATGGCTCTGCCGAAACCCAGCAGGACGCCGAATCTGCAATGGCCGTGCCGGCCGTTGAGGCGGGTCCCAAGGAAACCCCGCCTGCTGCTGCATCGCAAAAATCTGCACGACCTTCGGGACCGCGCCCCGCAGGAGCGCGTACCACGCCGGGATATCAGTTCGCGGATGTGGTGTCCGGTCGCCTGGATGAAGACGAAACGGCAGCCGAGGCGGTCCCAGAGCGGCGCGTGTTGCTGCCGCAGGTTGAAACGCCGAAGCTGCACAAGGTGTTGGCTCAGGCGGGGCTGGGCTCGCGCCTTGAAATGGAGCAGTTGATTCTGGAAGGCCGTATTTCGGTCAACAACGAACCGGCGCACATCGGGCAGCGCGTGCAGTTCGGCGATCAGGTGAAGGTGAATGGCCGCCCCATTCGCTATCGCATCGACCCCCCCCCGGCCCGGGTCATTGCCTACCACAAGCCTGCAGGCGAAGTGGTGACCCATGACGATCCTCAGAACCGGCCCACCGTGTTCCGCAAGTTACCGCGCCTCGCCCACGGAAAGTGGCAGTCGGTGGGGCGGCTCGACCTGAACACCGAAGGCTTGCTGTTGTTCACCAGCTCGGGCGAGTTGGCCAACCAGCTGATGCACCCCCGTTTCGGCCTGGAGCGTGAATACGCCGTGCGTGTGCTGGGCGCCCTCAGCAACGAAGAAAAGCAACGGTTGCTGGATGGCGTGCAACTGGACGACGGCATGGCGTCGTTCGGGTCGATCGAGGACGGCGGCGGCGAAGGCTCCAACTGCTGGTATCGCGTGACGATCTCCGAGGGTCGCAACCGCGAGGTTCGCCGCATGCTGGAGGCCGTGGGCCATGCGGTCAGCCGACTCATCCGCATCCGCTACGGAGCGATGATGCTACCCCGCGGGCTCAAGCGCGGTGCGTGGCTGGAGCTGGACGAGCGCGACATTCGCGCGCTCATGCAGGCGGTGGGTGGGAGCATCAGGCCACCTCGGGAATCCGGCGAGGCGCCCGCCGGGCCGGCGGACCGCAAAAGTGGTCTGCGCCGTGGCGGGCCCCGTGGGCGCAACAACGGTGGGCCGCGGGATTCTGCGGCGCCGTCGTCCGCACGCAAGCCGGGCTATGGCCCAGGCGTGGGGCGCGGCAAAGACAGTGCGCCCGGTAACCGCCAGGGCGGCGGGGGCGGTGCGAGCAGCCAGCCTGATCCGATGAAGACCTCGGTGGGCTACATCGGCACGGACAGCCTGTCGCGCTACCGGCAGGACCAAAAGCGCAACGGCCCGCCGCGTCGCGGGGGACGCTGAACCTTTGCGGCTTGGGGACAAATCGGCCCAGTTAGAATCGAGGGCTTTGTCCGCAGGGCGAAAAATTAGATCAACCACTCTTCAGGAAAATCAAAATGGCTATCGAACGCACCCTCTCCATCATCAAGCCCGACGCAGTGGCCAAGAACGTCATCGGTCAAATCTACGCCCGCTTCGAAGCGGCCGGCCTGAAGGTGGTCGCAGCGCGCATGGCCCACCTGTCGCGTCTGGAAGCCGAGCAGTTCTACGGCGTGCACAAAGAGCGTCCTTTCTTCAAGGACCTGGTGGACTTCATGATCTCCGGCCCGGTGATGATCCAGGCCCTGGAAGGCGAAAACGCCATCTTGAAGAACCGTGAACTCATGGGCGCCACGGACCCCAAGAAGGCTGAAGCCGGCACCATTCGCGCCGATTTCGCCGACAGCATCGACGCCAACGCCGTGCACGGTTCCGACGCACTGGAAACCGCTCAGGCAGAAGTGGCCTTTTTCTTCCCCGGCCTCAACATCTACTCGCGCTGATATGCGATCCACCCTTGCGCCGGAGCGCTGCCCAGGCCGCGCGCCCTGTGCAAGGGGCGGTGATCGACGTGAACAGAATTCGCTCCGATGACCACCAACCTCCTTGATTTCGACCTCGACGGTCTGGCTGCTTTTTGCGAGCAACTGGGGGAGAAGCGTTTTCGGGCGACCCAATTGTTCCGCTGGATTCACCAGCGGGGCGCGCACGATTTCGACCAGATGAGCGATCTGGCGAAGTCGCTGCGGGAAAAACTCAAGTCCTGCGCACATGTGCAGGCGCTGCCGGTCGTGAGCGAGCATGTTTCCACGGACGGCACGGTCAAGTGGCTGTTCGACGTGGGCGACGGCAATGCCGTTGAAACCGTCTTCATCCCAGAGGATGACCGGGGAACGCTGTGTGTCTCGTCCCAGGCCGGCTGTGCTGTGGGATGCCGCTTTTGCTCCACCGGACACCAAGGCTTCAGCCGCAACTTGACCACGGGTGAAATCATCGCCCAGTTGTGGTTTGCCGAACATGCTCTGCGCCAAAGGCTCGGCAGCGAAGAGCGCGTCATCTCCAACGTCGTCATGATGGGCATGGGCGAGCCCTTGCAGAATTACACCGCCCTCGTGCCCGCGTTGCGTGCGATGCTCGACGACCACGGCTATGGCCTGTCCCGGCGCCGCGTGACGGTGTCAACCTCGGGCGTCGTTCCCATGATGGATCGTTTGTCCCAGGACTGTCCTGTGGCGCTCGCCGTTTCGCTGCATGCGCCCAACGATCCGTTGCGTGACAACCTGGTGCCGCTCAATCGCAAGTATCCGCTGCAGGAGCTTCTGGATGCGTGCCAACGTTATCTGGCGCATGCGCCGCGCGATTTCATCACCTTCGAATATTGCATGCTGGATGGCGTGAACGACCAGGCCGAGCACGCCCGCCAACTCATCGAGTTGGTGCGCCCGCGCCATGGGCAGGGCGTGCGCTGCAAATTCAACCTGATTCCTTTCAACCCATTTCCCGCCTCCGGCCTGCA encodes:
- the scpB gene encoding SMC-Scp complex subunit ScpB; translated protein: MNTVDAKRVLETALICAPQPATLRELRTLFNDALGTDTLKTILLELQQDWALRGVELVQVATGWRFQSRPEMREYLDRLHPEKPPRYTRATLETLAIIAYRQPVTRGDIEDIRGVTVNSLIIKQLEDRGWVEVIGHRETVGRPALFATTRQFLDDLGLQSLDQLPVMENPAVQASVLQALSSGGSLLPDESAGSGEASPPAQALSSARQGGEDEPVPAPMTQAPPHPSNEDVATSPHENPQDTDNGTPESLP
- a CDS encoding pseudouridine synthase, giving the protein MNDPISEPADEQPALPAEADAGAKKPAARKSPRKKAPKESESAAERPADGSAETQQDAESAMAVPAVEAGPKETPPAAASQKSARPSGPRPAGARTTPGYQFADVVSGRLDEDETAAEAVPERRVLLPQVETPKLHKVLAQAGLGSRLEMEQLILEGRISVNNEPAHIGQRVQFGDQVKVNGRPIRYRIDPPPARVIAYHKPAGEVVTHDDPQNRPTVFRKLPRLAHGKWQSVGRLDLNTEGLLLFTSSGELANQLMHPRFGLEREYAVRVLGALSNEEKQRLLDGVQLDDGMASFGSIEDGGGEGSNCWYRVTISEGRNREVRRMLEAVGHAVSRLIRIRYGAMMLPRGLKRGAWLELDERDIRALMQAVGGSIRPPRESGEAPAGPADRKSGLRRGGPRGRNNGGPRDSAAPSSARKPGYGPGVGRGKDSAPGNRQGGGGGASSQPDPMKTSVGYIGTDSLSRYRQDQKRNGPPRRGGR
- the ndk gene encoding nucleoside-diphosphate kinase, whose amino-acid sequence is MAIERTLSIIKPDAVAKNVIGQIYARFEAAGLKVVAARMAHLSRLEAEQFYGVHKERPFFKDLVDFMISGPVMIQALEGENAILKNRELMGATDPKKAEAGTIRADFADSIDANAVHGSDALETAQAEVAFFFPGLNIYSR
- the rlmN gene encoding 23S rRNA (adenine(2503)-C(2))-methyltransferase RlmN, with protein sequence MTTNLLDFDLDGLAAFCEQLGEKRFRATQLFRWIHQRGAHDFDQMSDLAKSLREKLKSCAHVQALPVVSEHVSTDGTVKWLFDVGDGNAVETVFIPEDDRGTLCVSSQAGCAVGCRFCSTGHQGFSRNLTTGEIIAQLWFAEHALRQRLGSEERVISNVVMMGMGEPLQNYTALVPALRAMLDDHGYGLSRRRVTVSTSGVVPMMDRLSQDCPVALAVSLHAPNDPLRDNLVPLNRKYPLQELLDACQRYLAHAPRDFITFEYCMLDGVNDQAEHARQLIELVRPRHGQGVRCKFNLIPFNPFPASGLHRSTPQQVAVFAKLLSDAGIVTTVRKTRGDDIDAACGQLAGDVKDRTRAAERMAKQRTIMLKPVT